The region CATTAGAGTTTCTTGAACTTGCACACAACTCCATCACTGGCTTTGATCAGCATCCTCATTTTCTCCCATGGACAAATTTAGAAGTAATTTTTATCAATGATAATCAGTTACGAGGACAACTACCAATTCCACCAAAAACCACAGTTATGTATTCTGTCTCACATAATAACCTCACAGGAGAAATACCAGCATCGATATGTGAATTGAAATATCTTCAGCTGTTAGATTTGTCATTTAACAACATGAGTGGAACACTTCCTTCATGTTTAGGTATCTTAAGCAATTCGTTGATTGCTTTGTATCTGAAACGAAACAACTTCCATGGAAAAATGATGAATGCTTTTATGTCCGGAAGCCTGTTGAACCACCTTGATTTGAGCGAAAATAGATTCATCGGTCAACttccaagatcactgatgaatTGTACACACTTAGAGTTTCTCTCTCTTGAAGATAACTCTTTTCATGATGTCTTTCCTTCTTGGTTGGGAACTCTTCCCAGGCTGCAAGTTCTGGTTTTGCGGTCCAACAAACTACATGGTCCAATTGACGGTTCCACTGCTGCTTCCTCACGGTTCCCTATGCTGCGGATCATAGACCTCTCTAACAACCGTTTCAGTGGTCAGTTGGACCAAAAGTACTTTCAAACATGGCATGCCATGAGCTCTGGAAATCTTGGCGTATCATCTGTTATGGAAACAAATATATCCTCCAAACATGTCAAATTAGATTAGGCATACTCAATGACATTAACACACAAAGGTGTCAGAATAGACTACGATCTAATTTTAACCATAGATATGTCCACTGATCTCTCTTGTAACCATTTTGAAGGAGAAATCCCACAATCACTCCAACATCTTCGAGGCCTTCAATCACTCAATCTTTCCAACAATCATTTTACTGGACGTGTCCTGCCATCTTTGGGGCACCTAAAGAATCTTGAAGCTTTGGATCTCTCTCGAAACCACCTATCTGGGGAAATTCCTCAACAGTTGGTGCAACTCGGTTTCCTTTCCATCTTCAATGTGTCATTCAACCGTCTACAGGGACGCATACCACAAGGAAAACAGTttgatacatttgataacaactcCTACTTCGGGAATCCCCGATTGTGTGGACGACCTTTATCCAAGGAATGTCAAGATCATCCAAAGGTGTCAAGACTTCCACCAACAAGCAGTGTGTCTGAATCTCTCTTCCCAACCGAAACAATTGATTGGATCATCGTATTTTGTGGAGTTGGAAGTGGGTTGGTTGTTGGGATTGCTATCGGGAACAATCTTCATACAAGGTATAGTCATCAGATCACAAAGAGGAAGGACACATGGGTAAGGCCTCTTCGTAACACTAGGAGAAACCAAGGTATAATAATTCGTTAAATTACTTGAAGCTATTTTTCAAGATAATAGTTTGTTATGTGCATGTGGTATCAACCAAATAGAAAATGTTTTCGGCATGTCATCCAAAACAATACAATGCTTCTATAtatttcttaattaaattaaagtAATCGTAACAATATATTTGTGAGACTAACTGGCATACATCTCAACTTTGTATTATCAACAATTACTTGCTGTTTTTTTTTGTCATTCATCAACTTCAGTTAAGGTATATGTTAAGTCAAATATGCATTTTAGCAAATAAAGTCTTATTAACATAGTCaatttaaaaatattaatgaATACATCTTTCAATTGTATCCAGGATAAGTTATGTGTCGAGTCCAGTAGTTAATTATGTGATACCAGTCTATGTTTAAGCATGGTTATTGTTTATAacaagttcattaatattatctaCGAGAAAAATGTTATTTGAGATAGTACATGCTTAAAGTAGGTTGTATGTAATCAATAATATAACCACAGTTTTTGAGATGCTCATATTACTATTGTTTGATGAAATATTTTCTATAGATAGAAAACTGTGAACTTCCTAGCAATGAACTTAACTTAACATGTGTCTGAGGAGGTATCATGGCTTAAAATTCAAAGGATATGGAGAAGTTGTTGGAGACCTTAATGGGATTTCTGTATGTTTTACCATGTAGTATGTGTATAGTACGTATAAGATTCTATTTGAGTAGACTTTCAGTGtaatatttttgatttattacTTAGTAACAGTTCGTTTGTTAAGGTTTTCCATTTATGAAGGCATGATCATAGACTCTTATGATGTAAGCTATTGGTAAGTAGTAACAAccttagatttggggttgtgataTATAGTATGAAAGTCATGTATATTATAtagtagtttataacccgtgagaactacggttataaaattaattaaatttttatattaaaaactcaaaattGTTAATCAATTATTGTAAATAAATTATTAGtgaagagatatttttttagttatataaaactataatcattgatttaaataaatgcaTGAAggtatatcaccttataatctgtattaattttattttattttttaatctaattttattaatttaatatagttAAAgtgaaatttttaaattttaaattcaaaaattgagaatcaattattaatttaatgtaattagagtgagaaatttaaaattgataTTAATAAGTTGATAAGTGGCATGATAGGTACATATGATATTAATGAGGAATTCTAATAGTATGATACTTGTCAATAGGAAATTAAACCTATTCAATTATTAGAATAGGGACTAGGTTATAAACTTGGGTACATTACTTTGTTaacaatttataataataaaaaattcatGAAATATTTAAAACCCCATCACCTGATCTCAATTCTCAATCAATCAAACTCCTCCAGTTTGACAATGTATGTAATTCAACTATGATTTTAATTATCTGTTAGTTCATTAAGTTATAACCTTtgagtaaaaataaaaaagaacaggGATCATCTTGTATATTTACACTAAAGTTATAACCTTTTATTAAAAGATAATATAAATTTGTAAAATTGATCTCTATGGTATATTGCTTTTCCAAGTTTCAGTCCaaaggtaaaatagtcatttaaaaattttaaagttGAGTGGTTAAATTTAACGATTCAATTGTTTATTGATCAGTTTTCACAAAGAAAACTTATAGTGTTTTCAAATGAACATGAAAATGAAGTCCAATTTATACTAATCTTCTCCCAAGAGAATGATTTCCAGCCAAAAATTCTAGTGGCATGGTTCTAAAGTCATTATAGATAGAATCAATCATGTTGACAACTGTTTGTATTTTTGGCTTGTTTTTGTCCAAAACAATTTTTGTTGTAAGATTCTTCTATGGAAGATGTTGATCCCTCAAGTTTAAGTGGATGATAATTGATATGGCCTAAAGTCTCAAAAGATGAAGGGACTATTATACCCTTTGGAAGCAATGCCTCTAAAATCTGCAATTTTTGCATAAACATGATTCAAAACATTCCAAGAAATAAACTTTATTAAAGGGTTCACATTGAATGCTATACTTCATAATAGGGGCAAATTTAGTTGGAAATTTTTATGGTTACAATGGATAGTTGGATACCACATTCATTTGCCAATAACTGATTGGTAAAGCAAAGTCAGCTTGTGTCTCATAAGTTCAAAATGGTGATCCTGTTAAGCAAGCCTAAAGAAAATAGATTAGATGTTCAAGTATTCCATATAATCAACTCATAATTCAGGTAAAGTAAGATGGAATGAGAATACCTTAATTGCCTCAGGCATTTCATCGAATGGCTTGTATGTATGTTTCTCATCCAAAAACAATAACCTTCTTCAGCCTTTCCATTTTGCTAACCTTTACTCAAATCCTCCACTTTCTCATGTCACTTGCATGATTCTCCACCACCTATTCTACAAAATAACGCTCATTACTTTTATCCTCTATGATTTgactttttgtgtgtgtgtgtgtgtttcctcTTTGGCCTCTACAGCTTTCCTAAATTCCGGAATTTTTAGGAACCTCTCGAATGTTAACGTGTTATTATCTATGTATTAATGAAAGGTATAGCCCAGGGGAAAATTATACGATTTCATCAAAACGGTACTCCCAGCTGTCCCATTTTCAATTCAACCCATTTCATGCTTGTTAAAGACCATATGATGTTGTCATACTCTGCATAAACGAATCATAAGAACTCAAGAAGATAAGGGCTCATGAGCTCAAGCGGGTTTGGATTTTGGAATTCAATCTTGTATTGATCAACACGTCGCCTTACACCTCGCTCTGAGTTAGaagcaaagaaaagaagagaagagaaaagaaagtaaggagagaaaagaagagaaaagaaaggaaaacaaATTTGTCTTTTGTGCtcccgagttggagagaaatggaaggaaagttaaacattttattctttcttttcaaatcctcccaaatcaGAAGGAAAGTTAGGATGGAAGGTGATCCTTCCATTTCCTTCCACTTCCTTCCTTTAATAATGAAACTCAGGAGCATCAATCTCTCTTCCTTTACTCTCATTTCCAcccatttcctttcttttctctccttaagtTGAACTTGGGAGCGGGGTGTTAGTTTCTGCTTGTTGACCTCTTTGTCTTTAATGTCTCCGATTTCAAAATCAGCAACAATCTCTGGAGCATCAGCTTGATCCACGATTATATGATCTTTAACAATACCGATCATTGTCATTTTGGGAGAAGATTTGATGGGTAGACCGGAGAGAAGGGTTGAATCATCTGCGAGTTCAGATACAATTTTAAGTTAAAGAAGTTTTTAACGTTTGGGGAGTACGTTGGTCAATTAGCATTTGCGTTGTTTTAGTTCACCAACGGAGTCGTCGGCGCACATTCTGATGGTGTATTCCTTGCCGCTCAGTTTCAACGTCAGCGTTAGCTACTCCTCCATTACCGGAGACGTCAACGACGACGATGCCATTTGTGTGAAACACTTGCGGAATAGTAGTGGGCTGTTGGGCCACATTATGCGCTGATGGATTGATCAATGGTGTCTATTGGACTTGAGGTGTGCTTATATAGGCTTGTTGTTGTGGGTTGGAGGTGGTAGACGGGCCAAAAAATGATTTTGTTGCAGGCTTGTTGGAAGAGGTCTACAATGTTGATGGGCTGCTAAATATTGTTGGCCTGTTGTTTGTAGTCGGGATCTTGAGTAGGCCCGACTGCTGTTGTTGCACACTAGGTAGAGGAACCAATCGAACACCCACCTATAAGGTGTCAGTGTTGTCCACCACCAAAGCAGCCACAAGTTTTGCCTCTTCGGCCACAATGACCATTCCGACCTCCACCACGACTAATACATTAAAAAAATCGTAGGTGGTGGGATGTTGCGTTGAACCATCGTTAGCAAGTATCGTCGGTGAAGAGGAGTGATTATAATGAGATGCAGACGATGATAAATGGTTGTAGCCAAATTAAACTTCAGAGATATACCGTTGAAGGTGTAAGCAACGAGATTCTTTTTCGGGACCGAATTTTCAATGTTGTCGAGTAAACCCACAAGAGACTTGATGCGAGTGCATTAATCGATAATAGAGGAGTAACTGATTGAGATGTTATGGATTTCATTATCAAGTTAAATGCCTTTCGAATCCATGTTTGTCTCTAAATAATGGTTTAAGGCTTTGCCGGACCCCGAAAGCAGTagttttct is a window of Lactuca sativa cultivar Salinas chromosome 1, Lsat_Salinas_v11, whole genome shotgun sequence DNA encoding:
- the LOC128127513 gene encoding receptor-like protein 9DC3, with the translated sequence MSTDLSCNHFEGEIPQSLQHLRGLQSLNLSNNHFTGRVLPSLGHLKNLEALDLSRNHLSGEIPQQLVQLGFLSIFNVSFNRLQGRIPQGKQFDTFDNNSYFGNPRLCGRPLSKECQDHPKVSRLPPTSSVSESLFPTETIDWIIVFCGVGSGLVVGIAIGNNLHTRYSHQITKRKDTWVRPLRNTRRNQG
- the LOC111916554 gene encoding receptor like protein 27-like, coding for MTQLTILGLGENHFTGSVPSLVRLLNLDGLLLNGNKFDEKGRFPTWLGKLTKLSELYLSDMNINGEIPLFLSNLTKLSEVGMPRNSLAGGIPTWLFNLTQLTYLNLQINQLQGPIPNTFSNFKNLQYLNLGGNNFSGRVELDMFLGLNKLQALALGYNKISLVVTNNYTNTTLPELHKLGLSSCNLKEFLAFLRFQNKMDTLLLERNKIDGLVPVWIWNNSRETLEFLELAHNSITGFDQHPHFLPWTNLEVIFINDNQLRGQLPIPPKTTVMYSVSHNNLTGEIPASICELKYLQLLDLSFNNMSGTLPSCLGILSNSLIALYLKRNNFHGKMMNAFMSGSLLNHLDLSENRFIGQLPRSLMNCTHLEFLSLEDNSFHDVFPSWLGTLPRLQVLVLRSNKLHGPIDGSTAASSRFPMLRIIDLSNNRFSGQLDQKYFQTWHAMSSGNLGVSSVMETNISSKHVKLD